Within Topomyia yanbarensis strain Yona2022 chromosome 2, ASM3024719v1, whole genome shotgun sequence, the genomic segment GGATCTTGTGTCGGGATCGCCGATTCCGTTGCACTTCGTTAAATTTCAGAACGTGCAGAATATGCAGCTGTTCGTGAAGGATAACCATTCTGGTGACGAGACGACCATTATCGATCATTTGGCATTCATTGGGTCACCGATTGCAACGACTAAGATGGATGACTTCCAGCGGGTGGCTGGGAAGAAGGGTGAAAGCCACCAGATTGTTTGAGCCGCCGGGAGAAGGATGGTTAGAAGGCGGTGGATAGGTGCGGTGACGAATATGTATGATCGCATATTTAAAAGGTTAAAGATAGTGATGCGCGTTAACTTGTTCTTTTCAtaaattgttcaataaaataatgagcaggaaaaaatggcatattattttgatattgctccggcagagaaaaactcaatttattcatacaaaaccaacgagcagttcgcgatggctcagctGAATCCGTacagctccggattctggatcaactggaaacgaaagaggttcaggaaatcttcctgaaaccggcgggcacggatacggctactaaatagtcggACTGAGACCATCGTGATGAATTGTTGACATATTCTACCTTTATTGAAGcttttttgacgttgacggtttgacgaatagtactcgtaaatattacaaagttgttcgtatatagcagcgaacaattcgtttgccgaatgaagctgtttcgtaataagccaacgaaagtcgtttcgtggtattcacgaaaaattcgtaataaaaaataaaaatgtttcaatagaactgcgaacgattcatcatatgtacgaaacaaatcgtatattttatgaaaattgtctgtacgaagCAAATTCctggcgatttacgaatatattctatcagtgtagagTATTTTAGTTAGGTTTATTATAGTATTATTTTGCATAAATTCAATTTAAGTTCTATGTTGATCACACTTCATCTTACCGTGCATTCGTGAACAGAAAAGACATATGTCTTaggttaaataaataaattactcCTTCTGTTAACACAGGGTCCATTGAGTATATCCTTGAACTGGATTTCACTTCGCCAGATGCAGCCAGATCAGCAATCTCTATTGGGAAGCACTCGGCTTGCGCCACCTTAACCAAACTGGTCAACGCACTGTCATGCTCCTTTGCTATAGGAGCCTGCGAACTTGTCTTTGTGCTGATCAAAGCTCTGTTTTTACGTTTGCGATTGACGGCAAACCGAAGTCTCCACGCAGTTAATCGAACCAACTTTAGCAAGGAGGAGTGTAGCAGGAATATCTCGTTGGCCATTCTGCGCAACACAGCGAAAGTATATAACAGCACCGTATGCCTTTTCCGAGGCATCGCAAAATCCGTGGAGTTCGTCATTGCGACTACATTGTCATTAAATGCAATCCAGCGAGGTACGGAAATTGCGCTTAGTCTCTTCAAGCTGCTCCTAAACTCCAACCATTCTAGCTGCAATTGTTGGCTCAATGGTTCTTCCCAAGAATACTTTCCTTTCCAAAGTTCTTGGAGAAACATTTTCGCTCGAACAATTACTGGCCCTGATAATCCATAGGGATCAAACAAACGAGCTGCATCTGATAAAACAACACGGTGTGTAATAGGGGTAACAGGACCAGAAGTTATCCGTTGATGGCTCCCAGATGAGACCCAGCGTTTTTACAGTGGAAGTCGAATCAATACCAAGGACCTCACGCTGGTCCCGCAGATATGATGGAATGCCCCTCAAAATCTCTGGCTCGTTTGAGTGTAATTTTCAAAGATTGAATCCTGCCGAACCAAGAAGTGATAAAACTTCGTTACAGAGCTTAACACCCTCTTTAACCGAATCAGCACCTGCTAACATGTCGTCCACGTAAAAGTTCTTCTTTATAGTACTGGCGGCCAGTGGATGCTTCTCTTCTCCTTCTTCGGCGCACTTGTTAAGACACCGCGTCGCTAAATAGGGCACTGAAGACGTTCCGTACGTAACAGTGGATAGTTGATATGTACGAATAGACTCGTCAATACATTCCCTCCACAGAATTCTTTGAAGAGGCTGATCTTGCAGATGAACATTAACCATGCGGTACATTTTCTCCACATCGCCTATAATTGCGAACTTGTGAAACCGGAATCGAACCAAAATGGACAGCAGATCCTCTTGGACAACTGGTCCAACCATGAGCACATCCTTCAACGAAACTCCCGTATCTGTCGCACACGAAGCGTCGAACACCACTCTGAGCCTGGTCGTGGTGCTATCGGGCTTCATCACTGCATGAAGCGGCAAGTAATACGCATGGACCGGGTCCCTGTCATTATCGTTGATCTCCCTCATGTGGCCCATCAACAAGTATTCATGGCTGATTCCGTGTAAAGAGCCTTCATTTCCAGATAAGCATTCAATCGTCTCTCAAGGGCCAAAAAGCGTTTAGTGGCAATCGATTTGGAATTCCCAAGCCGTTCCATCATGAACTCCTTCTTTGGAAGCGCTACTCTAAATCTTCCGTCCTTATCTCGCGATGTCGTCTGCTCAAACAAGATTCACATGCCGACTCTTCGATGGACAGACAGCTCTTCGTTCGACATGACTCCAGTTCTCAGAATCTAGACAGTTGTTCGTAGACCTCTTCGGTTGTTATCGATGTGGCAACTGTAGCACTGAAAGTAGTAGTTGGATCATCAGATATTTCCCCAGCCACAATCCAACCTAGCTCGGTGTTGCGTAGAATAGGACCTTCATCGAGAAGTTTCAACTGCTCGTTCAACAGTAGATCATAGAAGATTGTCACTCCCAAAATCACATCTACGGCATTGGATACGAAGAATTTTGGATCAGCAAGCTGGATTTCGGCAGGCACCTTCCAGGAACTTATATCGAAACTTCGTTGTGGCAAATTGAGTTGTGATCTGCGGTACTACGAAAAACTTGAACTCAGCTGTCTCGTAGGATGAACATCGCGACAAAACCTTCGCAAGGATTGACTGCTTGGAAATGGTCAATGAACTTCCTACCCCTTTAACAGGCAAATTTTCACGAAGCTTCTGGGACAGATTTTCAGTGATCATGCAAATCTGTGAACCGTTATCTAATAACGCTCTAGTGATGATCGTGTTTCCTGGTCGGTCGCCTAGTTTGATGATTGCAGTTGACAGAAGTGTAGTGTTTCGACGATGTACAGTGTGGAGTGACGTGGCGGAAGTAGGAGTGGGAGGTGGCTGTCGTGTTGGTTGCGAGACTGTGTTCTGAACTGGTGTTTGTTGTGGGTTTACTTGAGAATTGTTCGTCCGGGATTGAGCATTTGCGTGCGATTGTTATTGCGACTGGTGTTGTGAATTCGCGGCTTGAGGTCTTCTCGGGTTGTTCTGTGCTTGATTTTGATTGGTGTTTGGTGCTCTACCAAGTTGGCTGGGCACGAAGGGATACAACAAATAATGATGGCGCTGACCGCACTTGACGCATGGGTTCCTGGTGCATTCCGCAACGAAATGTCCGGAAAGTAGACAATTTAAGCATAATCCAAGTCTTCGTATGGCCATTTTCCTGTCAATCACTCTCATTTTGTTGAACCGTCGACACTGTTCCAACGAATGAGATCCGCCGTTGCAAATTGAGCAGTTGCTGGTTGCTGCAATAGCCGTGTGAACAGCGGGAACCTTAAATGGACGTTTGTACTCTATTCCTCTGCGTGAAGATGTTGAAAGTAGAATCGAACAATGGTTTTCCAGAAATTCCACTAAAGCTAAAGAGTACTTCGGAATATCCTTTGAACTATGGTGGGTCTCCCAATGACGTAGAGTATCGTTGTCCAACTTCTACGACATCATAAACGCGAGGATCGTGCTCCAGTTATCTGTTCTCTCACCCAATTTTTCTAATTGCTGAAGATTTATCTTGAAGGTCATTAGAATAGCGTTCAATGCTTCGAAAGATTCTGATTTCATTGCAGGGACCATGAAAAACGCCTTGAGATGCTTCTGCACTATCAATTTGTGGTTTTCGTACTTTGCTTTAAGGATAGTCCAAGCAATATTATATGTTGCAGCAGTAACTTGAACCTGATTGATTTGATGTAAAGCTTCATCCTTCAGAGATGCGCGCAAATAATTGAATTTATCAATTGTAGACAGGTCTCCGTTATCATGAATTAATGACTTGAAATTATCACGAAAATTGATCCACTCCTGCAATTTTCCGGAGAAAGTAGGAAGCTTTAGCTCCGGGTATTTCGTACGGGAGGGTTGAACTGAACCAGCAACAATCGGCTGACGATCAGCAATTACTCCAGCGCGCTGTGTACATTTATCAAGTAAAACATTTTTGAGTCTGAAAcacgaattttcaaattttttaaaagatctCGCGTTTTCATCTTGCACAGTTTTCGACATGATTGTGTCTTTCCCGGCGGTCTCATCATCACTATCTTGTTTCGCTCCTGCTTCTCGTTCGTCTAACAGCAATTCAATTTTCACACACTGACATCACaaaatttattataaatttcATCTAACTGTTTCAATCGTAGCTCCTCCATGCCCTTATCGCGTTCCTCTTGATAGTTGTCTACAAACTCCTGTACATTTTCTAGCGAATATTTCACCTGCCTCAGATCCACAGAAGGCATTATGCACTAAATCACTTCAGAACACTACGATCACTCCCGAGACTTCAAGCGACGGACCGAATTGACAGAATTGACAGGCTTCAACCGATAAATTATCGTCGGAATATCAGTATACAGAAATCGAAAAATACCAATGATTAGTAATCAACCGGAGAATCTCAACCACTACAAACGAGAAATCTTTATTTATCTCAATTTTGTCTCTCCAGATCGTATCAATCACTCGGAGTGATCGGTTGTGTTTTAGCCCGGTTGAAGAAGCAAGTGCTCGGCCTAAGCCACCCTGATCTTTTTTCCCGCTCGGTTTCAGCCACCCGGATCTTTCCGGCATCAATCGCCGCGGTGATTCGCTACCCCG encodes:
- the LOC131686222 gene encoding uncharacterized protein LOC131686222 gives rise to the protein MREINDNDRDPVHAYYLPLHAVMKPDSTTTRLRVVFDASCATDTGVSLKDVLMVGPVVQEDLLSILVRFRFHKFAIIGDVEKMYRMVNVHLQDQPLQRILWRECIDESIRTYQLSTVTYGTSSVPYLATRCLNKCAEEGEEKHPLAASTIKKNFYVDDMLAGADSVKEGVKLCNEVLSLLGSAGFNL